The DNA sequence ATCAGGAGCACAATTATATGACAAAGGCTGCTACAGTAGTATATTACAATATCACAGCAGGCAAAAATGAGGGCATGTTCCAGTTCATTTTCAAGGTAATGTTTGTAAAACTTTGTTGGCAACAAGAATCAAAAGGTCACTAAGCGGCCAGAAGCCCGCAGGCCCTGGCTACCTCCTCAGCTCGCTAGACAACCCGATGCTGTTGGTCTGGGTGCAAGTTGAGCAGGGCAGCCTCCCAATCCTTCGTATTTAAAATTTCGAACTCTCGCAGCGGGGGGTCGGCCGGGCAGGCCCATATCATATGATTAATGTCCACTCGTCTATAATGGCACCAGGGGCAGACAGGGTTTTAAGTTGGTGAAGGATGGTGCACGGTTATTTACCATTGCTGTATTAGGAGTGAAAGCTTTCCCAGTGGACGGCAGGAAGAAAATTTCCTTACGGCCTGGCACAAAGGCTGAAATTGAGAGATGCATTGCAATGGTCACACACAAATGGAAACTGCATTTGTTAGTGCTAACAATGCATTCTCTACCTATGATGATGTTTTCTGAGCAGCTCATGTGGTCTGTAAACTGCTTGCTTAAAGCCATCTGCAACATTTTCTTCTTGGTTGAACTACAATTGTCAAATGATTGCAGGTCAAAGTATAATGTGGTATTGCTGATTTGTCATTCAGGGGCCTATGTTGCACCTCATTTGTAAAGAATGACCACAGCCAGCAGTTCCAAAGCCATTCTGTTTTACAAAGTTTCGAGCGTACTTTCCCATGCACCTGGTCCAATGAAACAATTTTTTCTTgtgaaatgaaagtttcgcgtcAAGTCTTGACTGCAGATGATGCTCAGAATCATTGCCTGGATAACAACTGCTTCCAGGGTGCTGTGACTTGTGCTACTTTTGCACAAATGCATCTGCTATGGCCATGGGCTCCTGCTTCCAGCACGAGAACTGGGTGATGCGGCCGATGGCCTCCAGTTGCCGGTTTTTCTTCTCTATGGCTTCTGTAGGTGTCCAAGTGAGGTCGGACTCCAATCTGTATCCCCCCAGGAACTCATGTGGACATCGGGGACCCCATTCCTGGCATAAACAGACAAAATAAACAAAGCCGATTTGTTTCAATTCGAGTAGTGAAAATCTGCAATTACAGATGATTAAAACAAATCTTAATTGGTCAACTGGCATGTTGTTTTAAATGCAGACTGCTTGATACAAACAGAGTCTTTGGATCATTCAAATTTTATGCTTTGCCAGAATAACAAAGAAAGTGTAGCCAAAGTGTTTCACATTTGGAACAATGAAAGAAACTTTTGCCTTCATTTGTTATGAAAAAGCACCGAAACAAGCCAACTGCTTTTGAATATACATTGCAGCTGATAAACGACAAAGCTGGTTCACAATATTCCCCAATGATTGTGTGCATTTTATTTTATATAAAAAGCATAAACATGGCTTTGTGTGCATCCATTGACATGACAACAAGCTGTAGTGGAGCAGTGCCTTCATAATAAGTTCCCTTTATGTAATATCaagtgacctttctttttttttttcatattgcaaTTTTCTACAACTGACAGGTCTGATTAATCCTAAGAGAAGTATGTCACCTAAAATATTTTAATGTGTGCTTACTTTAAACAAGTTCATTATGCAATATTGCATGTGCCTAACTTCCTGAGGAATTGATTACAAAACAATTACCATTACTGCTGGAACCATTATCACGGGAGGTATATTTCTGTTCAGAGAAGTGAAAGTTGTGATTCATTATATCTGCAAGTATGTGCCCTGCACGTACGTGCCGTTTCACGTGTGCAGCAGGCATTTGCCTCCatgtgttgcaggagtgtcaACACGCTGCCGAGCTTTTTATTACCACCGATGACATTGCACACTTGCACGAATAAATAATGGTGGCAAACATTAGTGTGCTGTGCTATTGCTCTACTTATATTACTTTGACCAGATTTGACCGAATAACTGATGCAGTATAACATCTGAGCAAAACAGAGGCTATGAGAGACACTAGTTCAGTTCTGACATTTCTGCATCTTGTCACCGCCAGGATGCAGCCAACACAGCTAAGAATCATATGCGAAGCCTCTCATTGAATCATTAGTTGCCTTAAAAGCATCAGACAAATAGGTTTATGAAATTGCAGTAGCTGCTTCCTTGCAGGTTTAAATAGGTAAGATGCAAGATGAAGATTAAAGAATTTAGATGTCTCCCAGTGGCACTTCTGTAATTTTCCTTGAGATATTTGTGGGTCAAGACACTTCACACTCTTCTCAAAGGTCTCACCTCTGGCTTAATCATGCTGAAGTACTCTTGACCATTTGGTCTCTTGTAGAGGTAGTAGATTGACCCGGGCACTTTCTTGAAGTTGCACGCGGCATGGTGAAGCCTTGTATTGATCTGAGCCTCCTCAAGAATGTGCTGTGCCTGCTTTTGGAGAAACTGTACTTGCTCAGCTATCACAGTGAGCTTGTTGGAGACATTGGCCTTGATGAAGTCATCTGCCTGCCAGACAAACAGCAATGGGGATTATAATAATTCAACTATTCACAAGCTTTAAGAGATTGTAAAATGTCATATGATCTATTTAAGTCAGAGTTCTTCAAAGCACATTAAATCCATACTTTTACATAGCATAGTACAATGCTACACCTTCATGCCTTTGTAAGTGCTATAGGCTGGGTACTTAACATTGTAACCTGCTTATATGTGCCACTGATAGCGTCGCCTTGCAAGAGCAAATTTCTATATCAGATGCAACTTGCAAAGCATTACTTCGAATTGCATTATTGCATTTATTTTGAAAAGACAGTATATATGTGgataacattaaaaaagaagccaCTGGTACATCGCTATGGCACAGAAAACGCTTTTTTGTCAGAGGTAGcgcaatataagtaccttggcttgtacataacaaaggatctttcctggtcaaagcaccttgacacagtaatagcaaattgtcgccacaagttgttttttctaagACGCGTATTAAAATCCTCCACACCAACAGTACATTTATTGGCATACAAAACACTAGTCTGCCCTGTTTTAGAATATGCTATAGTTATATGGGACCCATTCACTAAAAGCGATATTGGAAAGCTAAAAACCTTACAGAAAAAAGCAGTTCGATGCATCTACAATACATATGGGCATATTTTTATTACTAACCTTTTATCTCAGAGCGGCTTGCCTTCTATAAGTGACAGAAATCGTGCATGTCGtctgaaattttttttccagctagtaaatggtcactacaacatcgacacgtctcacattatcacctatgcaacaggttacgctaccagacagcgacactcactagctgtaactccatttacaacacgtgtgaactgcttcaagtattccttttttccgagaactatagtagattggaataagctggccgataaaactaacaCAGGACTCATTATCACTTTTCGAAACATATCTTTAACCTTCTTTTTGCACTTGCTGAGATTGTTAGTGATAGTACTATTTGACTGTATGATTGGGAAAGATAGCTGAAGTAACGCTGAAGCGCTTGTTTTTGTGCCTGTGTTTTTTGCGCTTGTGTGAAGCGCTTGTGTGAagaatttttttagtgcaattccccatttttgtatttattttgttttgtgaacttgttcgtgtaccacgctgctaagatcttgtttaagatcgcagtatttataaataaaataaaagaataaaaaattacgGAAGTATCACCGGCGAGTAAACTGACATTATGCGTAGTGCATTATTGGGACTGCATCAAGACACATTGGAAGTGTCTGGGATGTTCTGAAAGTCTTCATTAAAACATGCACCAACTAATTGCTGGTGCACGCTAGTTTTGTCTTTAGTCTGCGACTGCTGCTGCTATACCCTGCGTGCTGTTTGCACTTGGCAACCATACATGCAAATTACTTACACTTGGCTACTACAGCACACCTGATCCATCATTGAATAATGTTTATCTGTGTGCACCACTTTCAATAGGCAACTTGCTTGTCAAGACACAGGTGCCCTGTTGGTCGACAATTCACAACCTCTGCAAAGTTGCTAGGGCTAAGCAAGAGATGAGCAGACCACGTTAATGTGCAGCTTCTCATCCCCCTGTGTTACCATCATCTGTGCAAACAATCTTTGGCTACATTTGCATTTCTCTATGATGAGCCAAGAAGAGACACCTTTGAAAAACGTCAAGCTGGCTTTCCCACAATGCATTACTTCAAGATCTAGCAGCCAGTATGTTGTTACACATCATATATTGCATGTGACAGAAAGCATCATACAAAAGCAAGATTAATGCACCGGCTATACACTAATTTCAATTTTAGTGATGTGCTGGCTGCTGCATTTTGGGAAATGGTGCACACTGCGTGAGAGACAGCTTGAAACTTTTCAAAGGGTAATTGCAAGGCACGTTTATGCACTCTTGGCTTTCTTGATTTCAAAACAATACCATATGCATAAGCAAACTTTATATGTGCAGCTATTGATGCTATAAATGGGCCGTACATATAACACAGTCACTGCACTAAACAAGGTACAAAATAGTGCACAACCCCATACTTTACCAGTACGGCCTCTGCAAATTTGTGACTTGCGATCGAGTTTACGCAACGTAAGTGCTGCATTATGTGTACTCAAAGGAAAATTAATGATAGTGCATGATAAAAGAAATTACTAAATCAGTGCACATCTGAAGTAGCATTAAGTTCACTAAAGGTTACTTCGTTATGCAGACTACCAAGTTGAATATTTATAACAGATTAGAAGATTCAATTATGTTCAAGAAAGCTGAAAGGAATGTTAGCTATGTCCCCTGCCATTAAGTGAAACGCAAAGGATAAAAATATAAATACTAAGCTTGAAAGAACGTAATGCACAGGTCAGTCTACTTGCTGCAAAGCTATACAATAGCCACAACCATGCAATGCCTACACAACTTCCTTCAAGGTGAAAAACTAAAAGATAGCAGTGTATTTAAATGGCTTAGTTATGTGCAAAATGCACAATTTGACATGGGTAAATGTGCATTTACATAGACTTCAGTCCATAATAGAATCCTCTGGCCAGTTACTGGAGTGCACAGCTTTATATAGCCCAATTTCTGTAGTCGACCTGCATTATTtgttatatgccttcattgtttGGTCTGTTTTGCCACTTTAGGGTTGATCAAAGATTATTTGTTGCCGGGCAACTTTACTCATATTGTACTTATTAGATTAATGAGAACTATGGTAGAAATAAGTAAATAGTACAAACACTTGTCATGTTTACTTGCTTCTACAGCTGTCCCACTCTTTATTTCACACTCATTATTCTTTACCATGACAAAACACTGCATGCATAACTGCATGTTACAATTAGTTCCCATTTGCTTACTGTTTGAaatcaagagtttgacgtaaACTTGTCTGGTCGGGATTGCTCATAGTCAAGGGTTTAACAGATGCCGCGCAagaacattaaaagaaaactaaGACATTTTGGCTTCCATACGGGGCCCTTGTTCACAAGTTCCCTTTTCTTTTAAGATTTTTGGTCAGCATCTGTTTTACCTCCGACTATTGCTTACTGTTTGTTACAACTTACTGTTTCAATTTGCCGAGCCAATTCAATGAGATCGGTACGAGGCATCTTCTTGGGAGGCATGCCAGGAAGTTGACAAACCTGCTGTTCCAATGTATCTACACTGCATTCCATTGGTGTTCCTAGAAAAACCATTGGCAATTAGTCAAGATTCATGACGATCACAATCTGCACTGATTTAACTTCACATATTTATGCATAACACTACTGTGATTTAttaacttttgtttttctttctactTATCATATATGTATGCTATTACCTTTGGTATGGTTATGCTGGTGCACCTACACAAAGTTTTGCAATAACAGCGTGTATGCTATTACACCGATTGCACCACCAAGACTGCACATGCCTAAACATAATTTCTTGCCCAACTAGGTGAGAAAAATATAAGCAACAGCTTCTAAGTGCAAGACTGTATCCaacatcacattttttttttttggcctcagATGTACTGCATGTGGAGTGCTGCACGATGGAAGAGCTATAGCAGGCAATACAGTTGCTGCGATAGACACTGCAAGTATGCCTTCGTATTAGTCTCTATGGTTGGATACAACTttagtctgcagtgaagccccgcccacaccccataaccgccagccactgttcctccgcgaggctgcaagtaGTTTGTACtttcctgttacctaaataaggcggtaaccacaaaaataaagttataagcGCATAATTTTATATGTTTTGACTCGTCTATTATAGtgcaatggcgaaagcctaattattcattgaaatgaaataaaacgcttgcttcgatGCAACTATTTgctgtgaagtttcacttcagtcggcagtgaagtttcacgagtaaaacggACTCGGCAATGAAATGAACTGTcccgaggacttttgaagagtgcaATGCTCATACTCCATACACTTTGTACACGTCTGtggcacacctcatcgcttccaccgatgaaaagacttcaagaacagcagacgctccggaggtatcaagtccGATGCCATTTTGAAAATGTCGCATGAGGACAACTTTGGTTCTGCGATTGGCTAGCAGAATAACAATGCCGCATGGCTTgagtgccttggttgccaactgctgttttttaagttgtatcctactgtaGTATTATATAGACCAAACTATGACTAGGAATTGTAGGCAATAAACATTGTGCATAAACATCCATCAATCTATTATCATTAGCTGTAATTAAAAACTGCGATGTTGATAAGTTGAAAATGTGCAGTTCAACTAGACTACGCCACTCGACTGAATAGTTATGAGAAAATAAACAAGCGGATTTTGAAAACAAGATTTATATCAGAAGGCAACTTCACAAGGTTGGATTTCAGCTTGGCACCCTGACATGAAGTGCACTATCAGTTCTTTTTTCTACTGCAGACACCAAGCAAATTCTGACACCAAGCATACGTCTGTGGGGTACAGTCAAGGCTTTCGCTTCCTCAAGAGTACATCCGTGTTTGGAACCGCCACTCCTTTAACCTTGTCTCGAATCAATGAGATGGTCCTCTCGTAAGCGTCTGTAACGAGCTGAGCAGAACTTGATTTGCTCGACTTATCCTCGCGTACGAAAGACACCCGGTCTTCGCTACTGGCAGCACTCTGGCGCGGGACGTCACTGAAGTTCAGTGGCTGGTCGTTGTACAGCGGATTCACGCATGAAGGCGATAACGAAACGGGCAGGCCACTGCTGTTCAGCTGCGCGGCCCGAGGTGTCCACGAGTACTCCCCACCGGCCCAAATGTGAGAAATCGGTGGAGGCACAGGAACGTTCGGGGTGCGCTTCTCGGGCAGAAAAATGCTACCTTTGGCTTCACTAGGTCTTTTACGACCGCGTGATGTAGCCGGCCTGAAATGCTGCCCAGTCTTGAATGCGACGTACTTGCAACGGTCGATTATCTTATGGCGCGTCTCGTCAAGCGTCTCGAACTCGGGTGCATAACAAACGTGCAACACAGCGCCGAAGAAAGATCTCTCGTCGAGTCTCTTCTTGGCTATCCTTGCCGACTGTACACGGGCGAACTTCACCAGGTATGTCTCGGTAAATTCTTCAGTGTCGTAGCCATCAACAGCATGAAAATCATCAATGTCGCCATACTCCAGGCAAGCATCTTTCAGATCCTCGCAGGCACCAACGGCGTTGACGTTGCTTATCAGCAGATAACACGACTCCTGGTTGATCGTGAACACTTTCACGGCAGTGGCTTTTCTGCCTTGGCGGTAGGCAGGCCTCGAGCCACAAACATCTCTTCTTGCGTGATGAGGAAGCGGCTTTACGTCGCTTATGTGACTTGTCATGCTTACTTATAACGACGCACAAAACTCAGCGATTACTTAACGTCGACAACACGAAACAAATAGAATTGTACCGAACCTGTAACATCCATATTTGCGTGTGAGCTTTGGCTGTGGAATAGGGGAGGCTATGGTTGTggcatggatggatgggtggatggcggctacaccctttgtaacgggcagcggctggcgccacctagccttttgctccccctccattttcttttctttatatccCCTTCTtcttaaactagttttcactcccctcctccccccaaaataaataTCTTAAATAGTATAGAAAACATtagctccccgatttatggtattatctctcccttgacttcctccaccaatcctctagcctccccttcgttactgctactcttttctcgtctatttgccctcgttccccgggaaaacctaatgctcCTTCCATATCTGTCGCTGTTCCCTCagccagagtcgggcgaaggtctgtgcatctcagcattatatgctctgtggtctcaatttcggctccgcaagctgtgcacaaaAGGTCTACGTTTTCAAATTTAGTCCTGTATGTTTTtattctcaaaacccccgtccttgCTTCGAATAacagtgagctgccccgcgagttatcaaataagagctctctctttatctcctgtTTATGTGTcctatacatagatagcgctggctttccgagcattatTTCTTCCCACATTGTTtttttccgtctccttcacctcctttcccacactagaaccacgttggaccccgtccctcggctgtaggtatctactcctcagcttcctagttcttagtgtccactttgtgttcaaacttttcatgtatatatatttgtacacttttcccgcCCACCTTTTCTTCccccagtgctgggagtctctgttcatattttagcttgcttattgcctctctaccttcgaatgacgtccatcccatgtccccctgcactccctcattaggggtgttcccgtgcgctcctaaggccaacctgcctacacttctctgtcttgtttccatgcatgcctgaacttccgatttcatgcacagtactgaattgcCGAATGTGAGGCCATggaggtaccataacccctttccatatcCCTCTAAACatctcgtacctattatagttccacagtgccttgtgtttcattacagctgagttccttttcactttttaaatcataattttttcatgtacttccaagtactttttgtcctcgtttagccatatatgcccaaatacttgtatttttcaacatgatcaatcttagtgccttGTATTTCCTATGGTTCCCCCCTTTATCCCAGACTGaattctctctactgaattgtagtcccaatttttctccctcctctccacatatcctCATTAGTTccagccctactcgggtgtcagcaagcagtacaatatcatctgcatacatcagtccggctagtacttgagctaccttctgcccttccagcatatagcttatgtcggttcctattgtgctctgttctagcctcttttccatttggctcatgttagtcataaaaagcaggggcgacaatggacagccctgcctgagaccacttcttattttagctggctttgtagtttccccctcccatgttatgtCTACCTCAtgcattatctgtataaacttgtaggAATCCAACcacctttctatctagaccatattccttcAACTGTCTCCATAACTTTCTCgatttacattatcataggctcctctaatgtctaaaaaagctatccatagcggtttctgactggctgccgctatctctatgcactgtgttataataaataaattatcatctagccttctggtCCTTCGAAATCCTTTCTGCAgatctcccaagatctcttcacgttctgcccattcctccattctcatttttaccatctgcattgctactcttatgactgatgtgacagttattggcctgtaggatttaatgttgtccttgcttcccttacctttgtaaactaatataattctgcttgatttccagtcctgtggaacatctccgcctacaactatttgttgtatAAGTTGTcataattttaatttacttttctggcctaataggCTTATCAATTTCATGGGTATACCATCAGGTCTTGTCGCTGTTCGcacggggaccttgtgttcaattctgtcccattccttacttgtcatccctcTGTTATCAAGGCTTCAGCTTTATGTCGATGTCGATTCGGCTTTTCTCTTTAGATGTATACAAAACATGAAGGAAGGAAGATAGAGGAGGGAGCATATTGAAGCCGAAATCTGCTGggccagtggtggcccaacatgtGATCGCGTGTCAAAGTGtatggttggttttagtgttcccgctctgcaggcagagacACGGCAGGGCAGCCGTACAAGCGcacaccgaataaaaactactggcataaaACTACTGGAACTACAGAGTTCAGAGCTCGCCAACCCACCATAGTGGGGCAGGCAGTAACAGAACATCTATGACGCAGTTTCgaactgggaaccaaacgtctcagcaaaccTCGATTGTTGCATCGTGATCTCGACGCaaaaggtcacgtgttgggccactattctggcttcacggagcgttcgcttgccaacatagagtttcttacaataaagtaattattgtatgaaactctatgcttgccaaggctggctgacTGAAGTAATGCTCTCTCCTATATTTTTCTTCCGCCATGATACGAGCTTCCGCCGCATTTAACTAGCGAAAGCATGGCCTTTAAGATTCGCTTTTAAGTCCAGAAAATGTCATCATATGAAATGTGAATTTGAATACAGTgccattatgtgtgtgagtgtccttgtttgtgaacagagcctacataggtcgctttccttgcaCCCTGTGATtctgttaatgtactttgggtgtgggtatgtgtgattaagaagtttgcagggacaacatggccacgattagcacatgacaggggtagttggagaggtatgggagaggcctttgccctgcagtggacgtaaccatagagtttcctacaataataattattgtatgaaactctatgggcgtaaccaggattatgatgatgatgatgatgatgatgatgatgtgtttgtctggagtcgcctaaacgcgaccgcttgcgttgatttatcgagttgcttggcattgtgggaatgcacctcgctcccgttttctcatccccccgtctgcagcgagactgactggacagccggGCTCAGTTctggggacgtcgaccgacagcttgaactgctggactgggcggagaaggccaagcaggcccaggcatagagtttcatacaaagagagagagagagagagagagagagagagagataatttaattgaaagaaggcagagaggtcggcctgagctaatgtgctctagcctgctacacTGCACACGGGGAGgaggaacggggacataaagatgtgatgagggatcATGAcgacatagcaagagggatgcgcaaaggtgaaagcaagttcaacactctgatgataaacattcacaaatgtcatccatgaagccacaatcaggtttcgcatcaagtctgtagtcaccaatttgaGTTTGGGTCCGGTGGCGGCATGGCGAACGCCCGTTTCAAGCACGTCTGTTTCATCTTGCAGATTGCCGCTATCACCAGTAGTCCCGATGTTCTGCTACGAGATCCTGCAAACGACACGCCGCACAGGCTCCTACCGCGATCGAGCAGCGCCCAAACCGACAGTGGTGTTCCATCTGCGCCTGCGCAGGGATGCGCTGCTGTTCCGGAGATGGATTTTCCGTCCATCAGCGTGCCTATGAACAACTATCTCAACCGCACACGTCATGGTACAAAGGTGGCGCTGGCAGCATGGATGCCCAAGGCTATAAGAGCAGCTCCGTGGGATCACTACTTCAGTGGGTCCGGTGGCGGCATGGCGAACGCCCGTTTCAAGCACGTCTGTTTCATCTTGCAGATTGCCGCTATCACCAGTAGTCCCGATGTTCTGCTACGAGATCCTGCAAACGACACGCCGCACAGGCTCCTACCGCGATCGAGCAGCGCCCAAACCGACAGTGGTGTTCCATCTGCGCCTGCGCAGGGATGCGCTGCTGTTCCGGAGATGGATTTTCCGTCCATCAGCGTGCCTATGAACAACTATCTCAACCGCACACGTCATGGTACAAAGGTGGCGCTGGCAGCATGGATGCCCAAGGCTATAAGAGCAGCTCCGTGGGATCACTACTTCAGTGGGTCCGGTGGCGGCATGGCGAACGCCCGTTTCAAGCACGTCTGTTTCATCTTGCAGGTAACATACAATTGTAAATGTTACAGAAGTGATAatcgttgtttgctgctgctgccggaccCTCTGAATTGTACTGCCGTTTTGAAAGAATTGGTGCATTGCctaaaaatgtcattgctgttacTTTGCGGTGACGTTGAGACCAATCCTGGACCAAATGTGGACGAAATGCTGTCGCAACTGCTGGATGGGCAGGCCCGCATTAGCCAAGATATAGCTAGCCTATCTGAAACGGTTGCATCCTTTGATAGTCGTCTAAAAAATGTTGAGCAAATGGCGGCGACTATGTCAAACattgcaccacgtgtaagcgaaCTGGAGCACACCGTCGGTGCGCTTCAAAAACTAGTAGACAAGCTAGATCGTCAGAACGATGACTTAGAAAATCGACTCCGAAAAAACAATTTGGTTATTCATGGCTTGCGTGAGAAGCCTTCCGAGTCGGCTGATGATCTGCTTAAATCTGTATTGGAACTTGTATCAGTTAAACTCGGTGTAAAATGTGACGACATAGAGCGTTGCCACAGGCTTGGAGTTGAAAGAAAGGATAAACCTCGGCCAGTAATCATTAAATTACTGGATTTCAGAACAAAGGTTGCTATATTGAACAACGCCCGGAAACTTAAGGGGACTAATATATACATAAACGAGGACTACTCTGCACGTGTACGGATGGCACGTAGAGCGCTGTGGCAGAATTCGCAAGATATGCGCAAGAATGCTGGTAAATATAGACTTAAACATGACACACTCACGATTGATGGTGTTCGTTACATGTGGGACACTGATAAGAATGTCATTGTTCAGGCTTCAGCGCGCTCGCCTTCAACGGTGTCAGCCTCTGTGCCTTCGGCTCCCGTGAAATCGGCTTCTGCAAAAGCGACTGGCAGGAATAGAGCTTCGGCTAATACTGCTTCGGCTCGTGTTGACTGACGCTGCGAGCAGAATATAACTGTCCTCAATGTAAATGCGAGGAGTGTACTCAACAAAGTTGAAGCTCTCAATTGTTTGGTGGAAAGCCACAGCCCATCAATTGTCTGTCTTACAGAGACTTGGTTACATGAATCTGTTATTGATATCGAAATTTCGCCTCCCGGTTATTCACTACTTCGGAAGGACAGAAGTTggccgtggtggtggtgtggcagtTCTCATTAAAACAAgccttaaattttctttattacctcAACTTCCTGGCATTGAGGCTATTTGGTGCAAAGTATACAGCAGAGGTATTGTAATAGTTGTTGGTGTTATTTATCGCCCTCCGAACTCCG is a window from the Dermacentor variabilis isolate Ectoservices chromosome 3, ASM5094787v1, whole genome shotgun sequence genome containing:
- the LOC142575173 gene encoding uncharacterized protein C1orf50 homolog isoform X2 codes for the protein MECSVDTLEQQVCQLPGMPPKKMPRTDLIELARQIETADDFIKANVSNKLTVIAEQVQFLQKQAQHILEEAQINTRLHHAACNFKKVPGSIYYLYKRPNGQEYFSMIKPEEWGPRCPHEFLGGYRLESDLTWTPTEAIEKKNRQLEAIGRITQFSCWKQEPMAIADAFVQK
- the LOC142575173 gene encoding uncharacterized protein C1orf50 homolog isoform X1, with protein sequence MDVTGTPMECSVDTLEQQVCQLPGMPPKKMPRTDLIELARQIETADDFIKANVSNKLTVIAEQVQFLQKQAQHILEEAQINTRLHHAACNFKKVPGSIYYLYKRPNGQEYFSMIKPEEWGPRCPHEFLGGYRLESDLTWTPTEAIEKKNRQLEAIGRITQFSCWKQEPMAIADAFVQK
- the LOC142575172 gene encoding uncharacterized protein LOC142575172, which encodes MTSHISDVKPLPHHARRDVCGSRPAYRQGRKATAVKVFTINQESCYLLISNVNAVGACEDLKDACLEYGDIDDFHAVDGYDTEEFTETYLVKFARVQSARIAKKRLDERSFFGAVLHVCYAPEFETLDETRHKIIDRCKYVAFKTGQHFRPATSRGRKRPSEAKGSIFLPEKRTPNVPVPPPISHIWAGGEYSWTPRAAQLNSSGLPVSLSPSCVNPLYNDQPLNFSDVPRQSAASSEDRVSFVREDKSSKSSSAQLVTDAYERTISLIRDKVKGVAVPNTDVLLRKRKP